A single genomic interval of Panthera tigris isolate Pti1 chromosome E3, P.tigris_Pti1_mat1.1, whole genome shotgun sequence harbors:
- the GPR146 gene encoding probable G-protein coupled receptor 146 isoform X1, which yields MEAKPAVMWSCGPLNGTGGVEDQPLCQHMHLVLSVFSLLYLVAGVPVGLGYNALLVLVNLHDQSSMTMPDVYFVNMAVAGLVLSALAPVHLLGPTASGWALWGFGSEAHVTLLVLFNVSSLVTMYSTALLSLDCYIERALPRTYMSSVYNTRHVCGFVWGGALLTSFSSLLFYVCSHVAARIVECSKMRDAQAADAIMVFIGYVVPALAVLYALALLSRIRKEDTPLDQDAGRLDPSVHRLLVATVCTQFGLWTPHYLTLLGHTLLALRGRPVDRHHLGILLFAKDLARFLAFSSSSVVPLLYRYINRNFPGKLRRLIKKMHCGRQSCSPDQAGVQQVMA from the coding sequence CCCGCCGTCATGTGGAGCTGCGGCCCGCTCAACGGCACGGGCGGCGTGGAGGACCAGCCGCTGTGCCAGCACATGCATCTGGTCCTGTCCGTCTTCTCCCTGCTCTACCTGGTGGCCGGCGTCCCCGTCGGCCTGGGCTACAACGCCCTGCTCGTCCTGGTCAACCTGCACGACCAGAGCAGCATGACCATGCCTGACGTCTACTTCGTCAACATGGCCGTGGCGGGCCTGGTGCTCAGCGCCCTGGCGCCCGTGCACCTGCTGGGCCCCACCGCCTCCGGGTGGGCCCTGTGGGGCTTCGGCAGCGAGGCCCACGTCACGCTGCTGGTGCTGTTCAACGTCTCCTCCCTGGTGACCATGTACTCCACGGCCCTGCTCAGCCTCGACTGCTACATCGAGCGGGCGCTGCCGCGCACCTACATGTCCAGCGTCTACAACACGCGACACGTGTGCGGCTTCGTCTGGGGCGGGGCCCTGCTCACCAGCTTCTCCTCCCTGCTCTTCTACGTCTGCAGCCACGTGGCCGCCAGGATCGTCGAGTGTTCCAAGATGCGGGACGCGCAGGCCGCGGACGCCATCATGGTGTTCATCGGCTACGTGGTCCCCGCCCTGGCCGTGCTCTACGCGCTCGCGCTCCTCTCGAGGATCCGGAAGGAGGACACGCCGCTCGACCAGGACGCGGGGAGGCTGGACCCCTCGGTGCACAGGCTCCTGGTGGCCACCGTGTGCACGCAGTTCGGGCTCTGGACGCCTCACTACCTGACCCTCCTGGGGCACACGCTGCTGGCCTTGCGGGGGAGGCCCGTCGACAGGCACCACCTGGGGATCCTGCTCTTCGCTAAGGACCTGGCGAGATTCCTGGCCTTCTCCAGCAGCTCCGTGGTGCCGCTCCTTTACCGCTACATCAACAGAAACTTCCCCGGCAAACTCCGGCGGCTGATAAAGAAAATGCACTGCGGGCGCCAGAGCTGCTCCCCGGACCAAGCAGGGGTACAGCAGGTGATGGCGTAG
- the GPR146 gene encoding probable G-protein coupled receptor 146 isoform X2 → MWSCGPLNGTGGVEDQPLCQHMHLVLSVFSLLYLVAGVPVGLGYNALLVLVNLHDQSSMTMPDVYFVNMAVAGLVLSALAPVHLLGPTASGWALWGFGSEAHVTLLVLFNVSSLVTMYSTALLSLDCYIERALPRTYMSSVYNTRHVCGFVWGGALLTSFSSLLFYVCSHVAARIVECSKMRDAQAADAIMVFIGYVVPALAVLYALALLSRIRKEDTPLDQDAGRLDPSVHRLLVATVCTQFGLWTPHYLTLLGHTLLALRGRPVDRHHLGILLFAKDLARFLAFSSSSVVPLLYRYINRNFPGKLRRLIKKMHCGRQSCSPDQAGVQQVMA, encoded by the coding sequence ATGTGGAGCTGCGGCCCGCTCAACGGCACGGGCGGCGTGGAGGACCAGCCGCTGTGCCAGCACATGCATCTGGTCCTGTCCGTCTTCTCCCTGCTCTACCTGGTGGCCGGCGTCCCCGTCGGCCTGGGCTACAACGCCCTGCTCGTCCTGGTCAACCTGCACGACCAGAGCAGCATGACCATGCCTGACGTCTACTTCGTCAACATGGCCGTGGCGGGCCTGGTGCTCAGCGCCCTGGCGCCCGTGCACCTGCTGGGCCCCACCGCCTCCGGGTGGGCCCTGTGGGGCTTCGGCAGCGAGGCCCACGTCACGCTGCTGGTGCTGTTCAACGTCTCCTCCCTGGTGACCATGTACTCCACGGCCCTGCTCAGCCTCGACTGCTACATCGAGCGGGCGCTGCCGCGCACCTACATGTCCAGCGTCTACAACACGCGACACGTGTGCGGCTTCGTCTGGGGCGGGGCCCTGCTCACCAGCTTCTCCTCCCTGCTCTTCTACGTCTGCAGCCACGTGGCCGCCAGGATCGTCGAGTGTTCCAAGATGCGGGACGCGCAGGCCGCGGACGCCATCATGGTGTTCATCGGCTACGTGGTCCCCGCCCTGGCCGTGCTCTACGCGCTCGCGCTCCTCTCGAGGATCCGGAAGGAGGACACGCCGCTCGACCAGGACGCGGGGAGGCTGGACCCCTCGGTGCACAGGCTCCTGGTGGCCACCGTGTGCACGCAGTTCGGGCTCTGGACGCCTCACTACCTGACCCTCCTGGGGCACACGCTGCTGGCCTTGCGGGGGAGGCCCGTCGACAGGCACCACCTGGGGATCCTGCTCTTCGCTAAGGACCTGGCGAGATTCCTGGCCTTCTCCAGCAGCTCCGTGGTGCCGCTCCTTTACCGCTACATCAACAGAAACTTCCCCGGCAAACTCCGGCGGCTGATAAAGAAAATGCACTGCGGGCGCCAGAGCTGCTCCCCGGACCAAGCAGGGGTACAGCAGGTGATGGCGTAG